DNA sequence from the Acanthochromis polyacanthus isolate Apoly-LR-REF ecotype Palm Island chromosome 5, KAUST_Apoly_ChrSc, whole genome shotgun sequence genome:
ATCATAGCCTGGAGTGTAGATGTCGTCCATCCAGAACTCCATGTTGTTGGGGTTGAGAGAGTCCTGAGTCTGAGGAACATAGTGCCATTTAGTTGTAAAGCAGATATATGAATCTCTGGAAAGAATTGACATAATCATCTAATCTCCTGAAATATTAATGCTTTCCTGCTCATCATCAATTTGTAACACCAACTTATATTTTACTACCCCCACTTATTGTCTGCATTATGTATTTATGCTAGCCCAATTATCCCCagaaataaagcttaaaatcttccaaaacaaacatggacTAAAATCACTGACTTCATATATGTCTACCTGTAAATCCAAAGGTGAGATTCGGGCCTCTCTGTCATCTACAGTCCATATGGGCCTTCCCCTCCCCTCAGCCAATCTGGGGTCCATGACCTTCCCAGAGGTTAGTCCCCCTGTCAGGCTGCTGTCTTTATGGCGGAATAGGGACGAGTTAAACACTTGTTCCACAAGGGTGGTGGGCTTTTGGGACAGTAGGTTAGTGGTGCTGCTTGATTGATCACCCTAAAATAAAATGGACCAAACACAGATTTTACATATACTGCATATATACAGCAACATCTATTTTAACTTTGAAAATATGAGTTTCAGCTGAAATATTCGTCAAATGAAACACCAGCATGTACATAGTTTTGAAAAGATGAGCTGTATTTCTACGCAGCCCTAATTAAACATTGGTCACTTTAAAGCTTTAAATCAGTACCCCTCACGGTGGCCTGATTAGTTTGTCAAACAACCACATAATCACATCATTCTACACCGCAGAAAACAGAGCTAATGACAGGCCTGTCAGattttgtggcttcacataatgaATAAACACATTGTACATCTACTGAATGACTGCTTACAGCAATGTACAGTCTGTTTAAGGACTGATGCCCATATGCTGAGACACTAATCTCTCATCCAGTACTCACTTCTTTTTGTATCACATGTGCATTATGTGTATTATGTAAAATCACTTTACCTGTCCAATTTTCCTTTGTGAAGATTTGCCATCTTTACTTTTTGAGAATGACACTGTCCAGTCCCTTGCAGAGTCAGGGACGTTCAGCTGTTTGGAGTCAGATACACCTTTCTCTTCAGGCTGGGTTTTGGAGGCACGACGAGATGCTGCATCTTTCTTCCCTTCTTTTGTCGCCTTAGAATCTCCCTGGCctttgctgctttctgtttgaTCCGCAGGTGTGTTCCACCGGCTCCAGTCCAAACTACTTGTACTGGTTCCTGGAAACAGATGCCCAGATGCAGACAGAGGTTGAGGGTCTGACGACTCAGAAGGAGTTAAAGGGTGACTCATAAAAGAGGAGACACCGCTGAGAGGTTCAAGCCATCTCCCTCCGGTCCCTTGTCCAGCGCTGCTGATAGGCTGCTGGATCTTTTCATCCAGTCGCTGCAAAGCAGAGAGCACCTGGGAAATCTCAGACTTTACGTCGTTCAGTGACTCCAGCTGTCTTTCTATTTGGCTCATACGGAGCAGCAGTTTACACACACTGGCCTTAAGCCCATCATCACTGCTTTCCAGGGAGTGAAAGAGCCTTTGGAGTTGACCTAGACGGCCACGTCTGGCCTCAGGTGTGTCCTGGTTAATGGAGCCATCATTGGGATGCAGGACTCCAGTGGAACCACACATGCTTATGTCATCCAAGAAACGAAAGATTGCACTGATGTCATCCTCACCAAACTCAGGGTCATCTAATGAGGTCATGAAGGAGAGGCGATCAGCATGAACCAGGCTACGGAGTCGCCGCGGGTCTGGTGGGTCTGTCTGTGTTCCCTGAGCCTTGAGTCCATCACCTCCACCTGGTAGTCCACTATCCCCACTCTCACCTCCTGAAGACCCCCCCAGTTGGTTGATTGCAGGGGTCGATCGTCTTGGAAGTTGTCCTCCTTGTGATTCCATCCCCATCCCAATGCTTCCCAGGCCTATCCGGTCCTCTAGACTGTGACTCTTACTGCTCCAGATCTGCCTTTTTGACCTGGGCGGTTGAAGATGCCGGGGGGATGACTCTGGTACTGCCCCAGGTCCGAAATAAGTTGAGTCCTGTAGGTCATCAATGCTCTCATGTTTAGCCCGCTGCTCTGGCGATTGGTGAACTGTTGTGGGTGACGGGTAAGGATTTGGGATCATTTCAAAGCTGTGATTGTCGAAGCCTTTTGCTTTGTTGGGGCTGGGAGACTCACTGCTAACAGTCACCTGCGGTATTAGAGGCGGCTGGTTGTGGAAGTCCCTCttaaagatgtttctcctcTGGTCGACTGATGATCCCGGTTCATCTTCAAACACCTCCATGGGAGCAGAATCTCCACTAGACTCACTGTCTGTGTCCAAAGGCAGGTAGATATTCTTCATAACCTCGTTGGGGATTTGCCCAGTAGGGTAC
Encoded proteins:
- the LOC110955314 gene encoding major intrinsically disordered Notch2-binding receptor 1-like, whose protein sequence is MANLQQEYPGVLLGILEELANMRQWLSFQDLCRMVSTRFDLEHLVELRSLLFAAASRDPCFPATLFRDRVSTRGQGQSPIGVAADIVTIFNLIQMTGGVSEDSQPMRAQTVLPVDQSPGPSLPGIHQLIIPGRERPRAHSDSSGASIDQHLLLPKSNYSARKRASLPPDPISLLSSPPIRARAVSFDLPHTTLLYPTGQIPNEVMKNIYLPLDTDSESSGDSAPMEVFEDEPGSSVDQRRNIFKRDFHNQPPLIPQVTVSSESPSPNKAKGFDNHSFEMIPNPYPSPTTVHQSPEQRAKHESIDDLQDSTYFGPGAVPESSPRHLQPPRSKRQIWSSKSHSLEDRIGLGSIGMGMESQGGQLPRRSTPAINQLGGSSGGESGDSGLPGGGDGLKAQGTQTDPPDPRRLRSLVHADRLSFMTSLDDPEFGEDDISAIFRFLDDISMCGSTGVLHPNDGSINQDTPEARRGRLGQLQRLFHSLESSDDGLKASVCKLLLRMSQIERQLESLNDVKSEISQVLSALQRLDEKIQQPISSAGQGTGGRWLEPLSGVSSFMSHPLTPSESSDPQPLSASGHLFPGTSTSSLDWSRWNTPADQTESSKGQGDSKATKEGKKDAASRRASKTQPEEKGVSDSKQLNVPDSARDWTVSFSKSKDGKSSQRKIGQGDQSSSTTNLLSQKPTTLVEQVFNSSLFRHKDSSLTGGLTSGKVMDPRLAEGRGRPIWTVDDREARISPLDLQTQDSLNPNNMEFWMDDIYTPGYDALLRRKEADLRRAKICKLLALIATVVAIILIIVIPICTMS